The Maridesulfovibrio ferrireducens genomic interval CAGTCTTCCCATTTTCAAGGCACGGAGTAATGCGAGCGAATAGCACATCTCCATTACGAAATTTTACCGATGTGGATTTCTCTCGCACCTCAATTCCTGAGCGATCAATTGTCATTCCGACTTCAGACAGACATGACATGGGAATGGATCTAATACTCTCTCCCTTTTCTGCCTTCTCCTTGGGTTTAATGGATATGACTTCCGGAACGGCAACCCTGCGCCATCCCTCCGGCACACCATCCACAACCTTAACATGCTCGTGCCCCGGAAAGCGAAGCCGCACGAACCATTCCCTGTAGAGTAGCCGTGCCGATTCTTCGAGTAACTGGATGCGGCGGCGGTTGTTTTCGATGAGGTCGTCGTAGGCGGATAGGATGTCAGCTATCCCTATTTGTTCTTGTAGTGGAGGTAGTTCAACTTCAAAACCCTTTATTTTATACAGCCCTAACTTGCCTTGAGCTGCACCTGAAGCTATATAGTTAAAAGTGGACTTCTGCCCCACAAGAAGAAACTTGAGAAAGTTTGGATCGCATACATCCTTATTGATGGTTATCTTAGCTGCATTTTCTGTAAGATTTGCACCATCAAATTCGGGTGTTATGTACCCAATATCCCCAATATTCGCTCCAACGATAGTTATTACGACATCTTCAGTGTTTACAATGTAGTTTTTTATTATAGAGTATGTATCATCTGCAAGGTAACGAGGCTCACTGAAATGAATCTTCCCACCATATATGTCTC includes:
- a CDS encoding restriction endonuclease subunit S; amino-acid sequence: MILNKYSLEQIATIKGGKRLPKGHNLQEYPTNYPYIRARDIYGGKIHFSEPRYLADDTYSIIKNYIVNTEDVVITIVGANIGDIGYITPEFDGANLTENAAKITINKDVCDPNFLKFLLVGQKSTFNYIASGAAQGKLGLYKIKGFEVELPPLQEQIGIADILSAYDDLIENNRRRIQLLEESARLLYREWFVRLRFPGHEHVKVVDGVPEGWRRVAVPEVISIKPKEKAEKGESIRSIPMSCLSEVGMTIDRSGIEVREKSTSVKFRNGDVLFARITPCLENGKTGYVDMLEEGELACGSTEFIVLRGRDVSSYYTYCLSRTYDFRENAIKSMIGSSGRQRVQESCFSEYMVYVPPRHILSFFDDNVGTIFNQIKRLSDQSYSLCQARDILLPRLMNGEIAV